A window from Peromyscus eremicus chromosome 1, PerEre_H2_v1, whole genome shotgun sequence encodes these proteins:
- the LOC131908791 gene encoding aldehyde dehydrogenase, cytosolic 1 has protein sequence MSSPAQPQVPAPLANLKIQYTKIFINNEWHDSVSGKKFPVLNPATEEVICHVEEGDKADVDKAVTAARQAFQIGSPWRTMDASERGRLLNKLADLIERDRLLLATMESMNAGKVFPHAYMMDLDISIKSLKYCAGWADKIHGQTIPSDGDIFTYTRREPIGVCGQIIPWNGPLLVFTLKIGPALCCGNTVIVKPAEQTPLTALHMASLIKEAGFPPGVVNIVPGYGPTAGAAISSHMDIDKVSFTGSTEVGKLIKEAAGKSNLKRVTLELGGKSPCIVFADADLDSAVEFAHQGVFFHQGQICVAASRLFVEESIYDEFVKRSVERAKKYVLGNPLNSGINQGPQIDREQHDKILGLIESGKKEGAKLECGGGRWGNKGFFVQPTVFSNVTDEMRIAKEEIFGPVQQIMKFKSIDDVIKRANNTTYGLAAGVFTKDLDKAITVSSALQAGVVWVNCYLAMAIQCPFGGFKMSGNGRELGEQGIYEYTELKTVAIKISQKNS, from the exons ATCTTCATAAACAATGAATGGCATGACTCAGTGAGTGGCAAGAAATTTCCTGTCCTTAACCCGGCGACGGAGGAGGTCATCTGCCATGTGGAAGAAGGGGACAAG GCAGATGTTGACAAGGCAGTCACGGCTGCAAGACAGGCTTTCCAGATTGGCTCCCCATGGCGCACCATGGATGCTTCAGAGAGGGGGCGACTGCTGAACAAGCTGGCTGACTTAATAGAAAGAGATCGCCTGCTGCTGGCT ACAATGGAGTCAATGAATGCTGGGAAAGTCTTTCCCCACGCATACATGATGGATTTAGACATCAGCATAAAGTCATTAAAGTACTGTGCAGGCTGGGCTGACAAGATCCATGGCCAAACAATACCAAGTG ATGGAGATATTTTCACTTATACAAGACGTGAACCTATTGGGGTGTGTGGCCAAATCATACCT TGGAATGGTCCGTTGCTTGTGTTCACTTTGAAGATCGGCCCTGCCCTTTGCTGTGGGAACACTGTGATTGTCAAGCCAGCAGAGCAAACTCCTCTCACTGCTCTTCACATGGCGTCTTTAATAAAAGAG GCAGGATTTCCTCCTGGCGTGGTGAATATTGTCCCTGGTTATGGGCCAACCGCAGGGGCAGCCATCTCCTCACACATGGACATTGACAAAGTATCCTTCACGGGATCAACAGAG GTTGGCAAATTAATCAAAGAAGCTGCAGGGAAAAGCAATCTGAAGAGAGTCACCCTGGAGCTTGGGGGAAAGAGTCCTTGCATAGTGTTTGCGGATGCTGACT TGGACAGTGCTGTTGAGTTTGCACACCAAGGAGTGTTCTTCCACCAGGGTCAGATTTGTGTAGCAGCATCCAGGCTTTTCGTTGAGGAGTCCATTTATGATGAGTTTGTGAAAAGGAGTGTTGAGCGGGCTAAGAAATACGTTCTTGGAAATCCTCTGAACTCAGGAATAAATCAAGGTCCTCAG ATTGACAGGGAACAACATGATAAAATACTTGGTCTCATTGAgagtgggaagaaagaaggagccaAACTGGAGTGTGGTGGTGGACGCTGGGGGAACAAAGGCTTCTTCGTTCAGCCCACAGTCTTCTCCAATGTTACTGATGAGATGCGCATTGCCAAAGAGGAG ATATTTGGACCAGTGCAACAAATCATGAAGTTTAAATCTATAGATGATGTGATCAAGAGAGCAAACAATACTACCTATGGCCTAGCAGCAGGAGTCTTCACGAAAGACCTGGATAAGGCCATAACTGTGTCTTCTGCTCTGCAGGCTGGGGTAGTGTG GGTGAACTGCTATTTGGCTATGGCCATCCAGTGCCCCTTTGGTGGATTCAAGAtgtctggaaatgggagagaACT gGGTGAGCAAGGTATTTATGAATACACTGAGCTCAAGACAGTTGCAATAAAAATCTCTCAGAAgaactcataa